The Clostridia bacterium genomic interval CGCTGGCCTGCCGCTGGCGCGCCTGGCGACCGGCGCGCGCTGGGTGGCCGTCGCGGACGCCTTCTACCGCGCCGGAGCCCTGGTGTTCGGCGGCGGCCACGTCGTGCTGCCGCTGCTGCAGGCGGCCGTCGTGCCGAACGGCTGGGTGACGCAGGACCAGTTCCTGGCCGGCTACGGCGCGGCGCAGGCGGTTCCGGGCCCGCTCTTCACGTTTGCCGCGTACCTGGGGGCCGTCATCGGGGGCTGGCCGTGGGCCGTCCTCGCGACGGTCGCCATCTTCCTGCCGGCATTCCTTTTGGTGATCGGCGCCTGGCCGTTCTGGGCGGCCCTGCGGCAGCGTCCGCGGCTGCGCGCCGCGCTGGACGGCGTGAACGCGGCGGTCGTCGGCATCCTGCTCGCCGCTTGGTACAACCCGATCTTCACCCAGGGAATCCGCTCGCCCGGCGACTTCGCCGTGGGCCTCGTCTCCTTCGGCCTGCTCGTCGTGTGGAAGTGGCCGTCATGGCGCGTCGTGCTGCTGGCCGTGGCGGCGTCCGGGGCGTTGCAGGTGGCCGCTTCAGGGCGTTGGTAGTATGATCATGACCGTGGCGAGCTTTCCGTTGCCCTTCGTCGTTCTGTTTGTGATCTGCCTGGCCACGATGATCGCCGCTCCGTTCGCCGTGCACGCGAAGCCGGTTTACGCGCGCGTGGTCTGGATCGTGATCGGCCTGCTCGCGATCGCCGACGTCATCCTGATCCTGTCCGGCGCGTCCTGACGGTCCTCCGCCCGGGACGGCCCCTTACTCACCGGCCACGCCAACACCCGCCGCGGCCCGTCGATGGCTCCCGTGCGCGTCACGCCGGCATCGACTTATGCCAGGTTCTCGATGGCCACGGGCTCGACCTCGTCCGCCAGCGGGAAGCCGAAGATCCTGGAGTAGAAGTACAGCTCGGCCTCAAGCGTCCGCTTGATGTTCTCGGCCTTGCGGAACCCGTGCCCCTCGCCCTCGAAGGCCAGGTAGGCGACGGGGATGCCCTTCTCACGCAGTTTCGCCA includes:
- the chrA gene encoding chromate efflux transporter, with the translated sequence AAWLGFTLPSAALLAIFALALHGEPPLATTLLHGLLVVPVAVVAQAVWSMAGRLAPDRARASMALGAAVVLLLLPSALAQVMVIVAGALIGWRWLPAAEAPAASAAEGPAAGALPRPVSRRAAALAGIFFVALLAGLPLARLATGARWVAVADAFYRAGALVFGGGHVVLPLLQAAVVPNGWVTQDQFLAGYGAAQAVPGPLFTFAAYLGAVIGGWPWAVLATVAIFLPAFLLVIGAWPFWAALRQRPRLRAALDGVNAAVVGILLAAWYNPIFTQGIRSPGDFAVGLVSFGLLVVWKWPSWRVVLLAVAASGALQVAASGRW